In the Arachis ipaensis cultivar K30076 chromosome B10, Araip1.1, whole genome shotgun sequence genome, one interval contains:
- the LOC107623589 gene encoding phospholipase D alpha 1, whose product MALKLLHGTLTANISQFRNITPLVRRIVSQEREAARFGNSEPRKLYASIYLDEVKMKSRHIPIEDFKNIDKWNMKFSFPCAHNASNVIFSIHCGKAPNGRRNSMLEAKVPCGEIINNNGQYQSEVPLIDPNSDTNDAEMHESLHMKLNFDEAFNNSKIGIERAFFQEVSDSYYPLRNGCKVTLYQDAHVPDDYVKKMVNAGLVNYEPQRCWEDIFDAINKAEHFIYIAGWSFYTDITLRRDPKRPKDGGEPKLGELLKRKANAGVKVVLLLWENKARSRWRILSPILDFFGAVNTHDKETQDYFKNTGVHCILSTRSFTYTHHQKMVVLDKELPSGESKKRGITSFLGGIDLCDGRYDTPSHPLFSTLNEHKEHGIDFYQPSIKGSRIQNGGPRQPWHDVHCQLEGPVALDVYKTFVQRCEKEGKQDILVPESAIKSLIDQTSSITNHSDDRETWNVQLLRSVDSRAISGLSETAYGNGDIIIDRSIQHAYIEAIRRSKNFIYIEHQYFIGSCFDWRAGKFNPKQLGCLHLIPKELSLKIVSKIEAGERFTVYVVLPMWPEGNPRSRVVQLMLDCQKRTIEMMYNDIIGALKKKNPAERFEEIRKHAQSYLAFFWLGNREAKTDAELQPISSPYRNFHYMNAQTSRRFMIYVHSKMMIVDDEYIINGSANINQRSMDGARDTEIAIGAYQPLYLAANQDGARGQIHHFRLSLWFEHLGRYEATFLNPESEDCISRVNQLAQDNWNEYKGETLGADLSGHLLRYPIDISPDGSITHDTDETSTFPDTDASILGNQALDDLPDNDTLLKLVERV is encoded by the exons ATGGCATTGAAGCTGCTACACGGGACTTTGACGGCAAACATTTCTCAGTTCCGAAATATCACGCCGCTTGTTCGCCGTATCGTG TCTCAGGAACGGGAGGCTGCCAGATTTGGTAACAGTGAACCTCGTAAACTCTATGCATCCATTTATCTGGATGAAGTAAAAATGAAAAGCAGGCATATACCAATAGAAGACTTCAAGAACATTGATAAATGGAATATGAAATTTAGCTTTCCTTGTGCGCATAATGCATCAAATGTCATTTTCAGCATTCATTGTGGCAAGGCCCCCAATGGTCGGCGAAATTCAATGTTAGAAGCAAAAGTGCCATGTGGGGAAATCATCAACAATAATGGTCAATATCAATCAGAAGTCCCTTTGATTGATCCTAATTCAGACACGAATGATGCAGAAATGCATGAGTCACTTCACATGAAGCTGAATTTTGATGAAGCTTTTAATAATTCGAAAATAGGCATCGAAAGGGCTTTCTTTCAAGAAGTTTCTGACAGTTACTATCCACTGAGAAATGGATGCAAAGTTACTCTTTATCAGGATGCTCATGTCCCAGATGATTATGTCAAGAAAATGGTCAATGCCGGACTGGTGAATTATGAGCCTCAGAGATGTTGggaggatatatttgatgcaatcaATAAAGCAGAGCACTTCATATACATTGCTGGCTGGTCTTTTTACACTGACATAACATTGAGAAGGGATCCAAAGAGGCCAAAGGATGGGGGAGAACCAAAACTTGGAGAGCTGCTCAAGAGAAAGGCAAACGCTGGTGTCAAGGTCGTATTGCTTCTTTGGGAAAATAAAGCAAGAAGCCGGTGGAGGATTCTGTCACCAATACTTGACTTCTTTGGAGCCGTCAATACTCACGACAAAGAAACACaagattattttaaaaatactGGTGTGCATTGTATTTTAAGTACTAGGAGCTTTACCTACACTCATCACCAGAAAATGGTGGTGTTGGACAAGGAGTTACCTAGTGGTGAGTCAAAGAAGAGGGGAATAACGAGTTTTCTTGGGGGTATTGATCTCTGTGATGGTAGATATGATACTCCATCTCATCCACTTTTTAGCACCTTGAATGAGCATAAAGAACATGGTATAGACTTTTATCAACCCAGCATTAAAGGCTCCAGAATTCAAAATGGTGGTCCAAGGCAACCCTGGCATGATGTGCACTGTCAGCTTGAAGGACCTGTTGCATTGGATGTTTACAAGACTTTTGTGCAAAGATGCGAGAAGGAAGGTAAACAGGATATACTTGTTCCAGAGTCTGCTATTAAAAGCCTCATCGATCAGACATCTTCAATAACAAACCATAGTGATGATCGTGAGACTTGGAATGTTCAGTTACTTCGATCTGTTGACAGCAGAGCTATTTCTGGGTTGTCAGAAACTGCTTACGGAAATGGGGATATCATAATAGACCGTAGCATTCAACATGCTTACATTGAAGCTATTCGGCGCTCAAAGAATTTCATCTACATTGAACATCAATATTTCATAGGAAGCTGTTTTGACTGGCGTGCAGGTAAGTTCAACCCTAAGCAACTTGGTTGTTTGCATCTAATTCCAAAGGAGCTATCACTTAAAATTGTTAGCAAGATTGAAGCTGGAGAAAGGTTCACTGTTTATGTTGTGCTTCCTATGTGGCCGGAGGGAAATCCACGTAGTCGTGTAGTTCAGCTGATGTTGGATTGCCAAAAGAGGACCATAGAAATGATGTACAATGATATTATTGGTGCACTCAAGAAAAAGAATCCTGCAGAAAGATTTGAAGAAATTAGAAAACATGCTCAGAGTTATTTGGCATTCTTCTGGCTTGGCAACCGGGAGGCAAAAACAGATGCTGAGCTTCAACCAATATCAAGTCCATACAGAAATTTTCATTACATGAATGCTCAAACTTCCAGGCGATTTATGATTTACGTGCACTCCAAGATGATGATAG TGGATGATGAATACATTATCAATGGATCTGCAAACATTAACCAGAGGTCAATGGACGGTGCTAGAGATACCGAGATCGCCATCGGAGCTTATCAACCCTTATATTTGGCTGCCAATCAAGATGGTGCACGGGGCCAGATTCATCATTTTCGCTTGTCATTGTGGTTCGAACATCTTGGCAGATATGAAGCCACTTTCCTCAACCCTGAAAGTGAAGATT